The Candidatus Dependentiae bacterium genome includes a window with the following:
- a CDS encoding C40 family peptidase translates to MRRVISSLIFLIVLFSVCQGKQAVVIVPVADLLGNQSGEKAYQGLGLCAKPVEFCIRLHQLLYNEIVTIEEEKGAEARVRISSAFYELTPGGAPQTSYWTLRKNLLPMAELVARAIPIDTIPEPLSFNPRKSSGNHQRIVALLQPHYDPRTQTTYSVGTRFVRTEKNTQTNQIEVFAFNRHLNTPLTISLPINKCIESSNDRSWDERREIFLRLLHSWAHQNNGYIPYVWGGCSFTTHENEPHFISMPAAKGATLFVPRTQKKMCSGFDCAGLIARAAQLAGIPYYYKNTATIANHLKEISHARDIQNGDLIWFPGHVIVISDVSRNSIIEARAYGQGYGKIHELPVSTVFKNIETVSQLLAHAREKKMIYRLQKDGSVAHSIATLKILQLSSTLTN, encoded by the coding sequence ATGCGTAGAGTTATTTCATCACTCATATTTCTTATTGTTTTGTTTTCCGTATGCCAAGGAAAACAAGCAGTAGTTATCGTCCCCGTTGCCGATTTGCTCGGCAATCAATCGGGAGAAAAAGCCTATCAAGGATTGGGTCTTTGCGCAAAACCAGTCGAGTTCTGCATTCGACTTCATCAACTCCTTTATAATGAAATTGTTACTATAGAAGAAGAAAAAGGTGCTGAAGCTCGCGTGAGAATTAGCTCCGCGTTTTATGAACTTACGCCAGGCGGCGCGCCGCAAACTAGTTATTGGACTCTAAGAAAAAATCTGCTTCCAATGGCAGAGCTGGTTGCTCGGGCAATACCGATTGATACAATTCCAGAACCACTCAGTTTTAATCCAAGAAAATCAAGCGGCAATCATCAAAGAATAGTTGCCCTTTTACAACCGCACTACGATCCTCGTACACAAACTACTTATTCAGTGGGAACACGGTTTGTGCGCACCGAAAAAAATACACAAACTAACCAAATTGAAGTTTTCGCTTTTAATAGACATCTGAACACACCACTAACTATTTCGCTCCCGATCAATAAATGTATCGAATCAAGCAATGATCGTTCATGGGATGAGCGAAGAGAAATTTTTCTAAGATTATTGCATTCATGGGCACACCAGAATAATGGCTATATTCCTTATGTATGGGGCGGATGCAGTTTTACAACTCACGAAAACGAACCACATTTTATTTCTATGCCAGCTGCAAAAGGCGCTACTCTTTTTGTACCACGCACGCAAAAAAAGATGTGTTCTGGATTCGATTGCGCGGGATTAATAGCACGAGCAGCGCAACTTGCGGGCATACCCTACTACTATAAAAACACCGCTACAATTGCTAATCATTTGAAAGAAATTTCGCATGCGCGAGATATTCAAAATGGCGATCTTATTTGGTTTCCTGGGCACGTAATAGTTATTAGCGATGTTTCACGCAATTCAATTATTGAAGCACGAGCATATGGCCAAGGATATGGAAAAATTCATGAACTACCAGTCAGCACCGTATTTAAAAATATCGAAACGGTTAGTCAACTTTTAGCGCATGCACGTGAGAAAAAAATGATTTATCGTTTACAAAAAGATGGAAGCGTAGCGCATTCAATAGCAACACTAAAAATATTGCAGTTATCAAGCACGCTCACGAATTAA
- a CDS encoding C39 family peptidase has protein sequence MKHLIFFLGISFWCFSFAQATQQEWASCYKKRFSQAKQLDHKNLASLTFGKKTVPLFTQLIFSWNAHRPARGYYRFLAQVRDAGTQNWHDWHTMIEWGQHTQRSYFNKSGTGTKYEHVRLEIPPNKPSDAFRIKIESHEGADLSQLAALSVTIANFPDFQEEDAQQVCAALSSVHVVGVGKQSQMVLEHPRKEALCSPTSCSIVSSFLSGVPIDPIAFAARSYDAGLDAYGSWPFNTVTAYELCKGDFFFYVTRPNSFAQIHQSLKKNLPVVVSVRGPLLTAPREYKNGHLLVIVGFDAESKMVMCHDPAFENTEDTAVSYPLDSFLKAWERSRRLSYIAERATTPLKEH, from the coding sequence ATGAAACACTTAATTTTTTTTCTGGGAATTTCGTTTTGGTGCTTTTCTTTTGCGCAGGCAACCCAACAAGAGTGGGCAAGTTGCTATAAAAAAAGATTTTCTCAAGCTAAACAACTTGATCACAAGAATCTCGCTTCATTAACATTTGGAAAAAAAACTGTGCCATTATTTACACAGCTTATTTTTTCTTGGAATGCGCATCGTCCCGCACGAGGCTATTATAGATTTTTAGCACAAGTGCGCGATGCAGGAACGCAAAATTGGCACGATTGGCATACGATGATAGAATGGGGTCAACACACACAGCGTTCTTATTTTAACAAATCAGGAACGGGAACTAAGTATGAACATGTTCGCTTAGAGATTCCCCCCAATAAGCCTTCGGATGCCTTTCGCATTAAAATAGAATCACACGAGGGCGCAGATTTATCACAACTTGCAGCATTGAGCGTAACGATTGCAAATTTTCCCGATTTCCAAGAGGAAGATGCTCAACAGGTATGCGCAGCACTTTCATCCGTGCATGTCGTAGGTGTTGGAAAACAATCACAGATGGTTCTTGAGCATCCTCGCAAAGAAGCGCTATGTTCACCCACATCGTGTTCAATTGTTTCTAGCTTTTTAAGTGGAGTACCGATAGATCCTATTGCTTTTGCGGCGCGTTCGTATGATGCGGGGCTGGATGCATATGGGAGCTGGCCGTTCAATACGGTAACCGCATACGAATTGTGCAAAGGCGATTTTTTCTTTTATGTGACACGGCCTAATTCTTTTGCACAAATTCACCAATCGCTGAAAAAGAACTTACCGGTAGTTGTCAGTGTTCGTGGTCCACTTTTAACTGCGCCGCGAGAGTACAAAAATGGACATCTTTTAGTAATTGTTGGTTTTGATGCAGAAAGTAAAATGGTAATGTGCCATGACCCTGCATTTGAAAATACTGAAGATACCGCCGTTTCTTATCCGCTCGATTCTTTTTTGAAAGCTTGGGAGCGCTCGCGAAGACTTTCTTATATTGCCGAGCGTGCAACAACCCCTTTAAAAGAGCATTAA
- a CDS encoding NAD(P)/FAD-dependent oxidoreductase: protein MNKKFVVIGSSAAGMGAVATLRQLDAHAEIICISDEMQMPYNKCLLPDYVAGDKQLADIFTRPQEFFDQQKINLLLGKKVEKISPVARKIILVDGDEISYDKLLIATGAHARKINLEKMCAGIFYFYSLHDILRLKEYCASHAVSSVLVVGSGLTGMECADALEQNGISVSVLESNSRVINSLLDQQGAAVVRLNAEKIGVRFFLDEELKEIVQDDGRIAAVKTKSGRVIGAQMIVFAIGSVQNIKLAHDAAIDTSKNGILVNECMQTSSPDVYAAGDCVETFDRITNNRLASFKWSDAVSQGVCAAHAMVGQSKPYAGIFQFYSSYFFQNKFFVAGSQQLAFDQEFNKVTNSSYVSCKMREGKLCSVIIIGYEKIVPIIRAHYARQDFITESMLEEIFNS, encoded by the coding sequence ATGAATAAAAAATTTGTTGTTATTGGATCATCAGCAGCTGGAATGGGCGCTGTCGCTACATTGCGGCAATTAGATGCGCATGCAGAAATTATTTGCATATCTGATGAGATGCAGATGCCCTATAATAAATGTTTATTGCCGGATTACGTGGCAGGTGATAAGCAGCTAGCGGATATTTTCACACGTCCTCAAGAATTTTTCGATCAACAAAAAATAAATCTTTTGTTGGGAAAAAAAGTTGAAAAGATTTCTCCCGTTGCGCGAAAAATTATTTTGGTTGATGGTGATGAAATTTCTTATGATAAGTTGCTGATTGCTACTGGTGCTCATGCACGCAAAATTAATTTAGAAAAAATGTGTGCGGGGATTTTTTATTTTTATTCCTTGCACGATATTTTGCGACTGAAAGAATATTGCGCATCGCATGCAGTTTCTTCGGTATTAGTTGTTGGCTCAGGATTAACTGGTATGGAATGCGCAGATGCATTGGAGCAAAATGGGATTTCTGTTTCCGTTCTGGAATCCAATTCGCGCGTTATTAATAGTTTGCTCGATCAGCAGGGTGCTGCGGTAGTGCGCTTGAATGCTGAAAAAATAGGCGTTAGATTTTTTTTGGATGAAGAACTTAAAGAAATTGTGCAAGATGATGGACGCATTGCCGCTGTTAAAACAAAGAGCGGGCGTGTTATTGGCGCGCAAATGATTGTTTTTGCAATCGGTTCAGTACAAAATATTAAACTAGCCCACGATGCGGCAATTGATACATCCAAGAATGGAATTTTAGTAAATGAATGTATGCAAACATCAAGCCCTGATGTTTACGCCGCGGGCGATTGCGTTGAAACTTTTGACAGGATTACGAATAATCGCTTAGCAAGTTTTAAATGGTCTGATGCAGTATCTCAAGGGGTATGCGCTGCACATGCGATGGTGGGCCAATCAAAACCGTATGCAGGAATTTTCCAATTTTATAGCTCATATTTTTTTCAGAACAAATTTTTTGTTGCGGGCTCTCAGCAATTAGCGTTCGATCAAGAATTTAACAAGGTAACAAATAGTTCGTATGTTTCTTGCAAGATGCGCGAAGGAAAACTTTGCAGTGTTATTATTATTGGTTATGAAAAAATAGTTCCGATTATTCGCGCGCATTATGCTCGACAAGATTTTATTACCGAATCAATGTTGGAAGAAATTTTTAATTCGTGA
- a CDS encoding trypsin-like peptidase domain-containing protein, producing the protein MNRSNWMAYGLVLLFCGGGVYWMRNIQKMQRQLYEEVRSTQLFHGSSSSPELNAKNDSVPTYIAGQAWSELQDKVKNAVVQVFSQIGTIDLLQPYKTPNQYQGTGSGFFINKEGEIITNAHVIDQAKAIWIQIPGLGKQQIDVEIVGLSPERDLALLRVPAEGLEVIKTVLGEIPHLDFGDSNDVKRADEVMTLGYPLGQQGLKSTVGVVSGREQHLIQIDAPINPGNSGGPSLNRSCQVVGVNTLYAPDAQNVGFIIPINQLKIVLDDLRTVKLLRKPFLGIIFNNGSESLTNYLANPQPGGLYVVDVYKGSPLAKAGVKRGDMVYEINGYKLDMYGEMFWQGEKVALIDYVSQMKLGQHVDLVVYRKGARKDISLTFEQTELLPIRHMYPGFEKLDYEVTAGMVVQPLTINHLPILVNQAPALAKYAEMKYQMEPALIITHIFPDSQAHRSRSLMPGSILKEVNGEPCKTMQEFRIALSKGLKTGNLTIETNEGVFVVCPFKKVLEEQVRLAKDYFFPLSDTTKTLLVQAEKQSWFKIPKDQFLFAQVPDLIPVDNQTALTA; encoded by the coding sequence ATGAATAGAAGCAACTGGATGGCGTACGGCCTTGTACTTTTATTTTGCGGCGGTGGTGTTTATTGGATGCGTAACATTCAAAAAATGCAGCGCCAGCTTTATGAGGAAGTTCGTTCAACTCAACTTTTCCACGGTTCATCAAGCTCTCCTGAATTAAATGCAAAAAATGATAGTGTTCCAACATATATTGCTGGTCAAGCATGGAGTGAACTGCAAGATAAAGTGAAAAATGCTGTAGTGCAGGTATTCTCTCAAATCGGCACCATTGATTTATTACAGCCCTATAAAACGCCAAATCAATATCAGGGAACTGGCAGTGGGTTCTTTATCAATAAAGAGGGCGAGATTATCACGAATGCTCACGTTATTGACCAAGCAAAAGCTATTTGGATCCAAATTCCAGGACTCGGCAAACAACAAATCGATGTTGAAATTGTTGGATTAAGCCCTGAGAGAGATTTGGCTCTGTTGCGCGTTCCTGCAGAAGGATTGGAAGTTATCAAGACCGTTTTGGGTGAGATACCGCATCTTGATTTTGGGGATTCTAATGATGTCAAACGTGCAGATGAAGTTATGACTCTTGGCTATCCATTGGGTCAGCAAGGATTAAAAAGTACTGTTGGCGTGGTGAGTGGCAGAGAGCAACATCTTATTCAAATTGATGCCCCAATTAACCCGGGAAACTCTGGTGGCCCATCTCTTAATAGATCGTGCCAAGTTGTTGGTGTAAATACGCTCTACGCGCCAGACGCGCAAAATGTAGGGTTTATTATCCCCATTAATCAACTAAAAATTGTTTTGGATGATCTGCGCACGGTGAAATTACTCAGAAAACCGTTTCTTGGCATTATTTTTAATAATGGAAGCGAAAGTTTGACTAACTATTTAGCTAACCCGCAACCGGGTGGCCTTTATGTTGTAGACGTGTACAAGGGCAGCCCGCTTGCAAAAGCTGGGGTTAAACGTGGCGACATGGTTTATGAAATTAACGGTTACAAGCTCGATATGTACGGCGAAATGTTTTGGCAAGGAGAGAAAGTTGCTCTCATTGATTATGTTTCGCAAATGAAATTAGGGCAGCACGTAGATTTAGTTGTGTACAGAAAGGGAGCTCGAAAAGATATTTCGCTTACTTTTGAGCAAACAGAATTACTCCCGATTCGGCACATGTATCCTGGGTTTGAAAAATTAGATTACGAAGTGACTGCCGGAATGGTTGTTCAGCCGCTTACGATTAATCATTTGCCGATTCTTGTCAATCAAGCGCCCGCTTTGGCCAAATATGCTGAGATGAAGTATCAAATGGAGCCAGCATTAATCATAACGCATATTTTTCCAGACTCTCAAGCGCATAGAAGCCGTTCTCTAATGCCAGGCAGTATTTTGAAAGAAGTTAATGGCGAACCATGCAAAACAATGCAGGAATTTCGTATAGCTCTTTCAAAGGGTCTAAAAACTGGAAACTTGACGATTGAAACGAACGAAGGTGTTTTCGTTGTCTGTCCGTTTAAAAAGGTTTTAGAAGAACAAGTGCGTTTAGCCAAAGACTATTTCTTCCCACTGTCAGATACGACTAAAACGTTGCTTGTGCAAGCTGAAAAGCAATCTTGGTTCAAGATTCCAAAAGATCAATTTCTTTTTGCTCAGGTGCCTGATTTGATTCCTGTTGATAATCAAACAGCATTAACGGCTTAG
- a CDS encoding TlyA family RNA methyltransferase, whose product MAKQRLDLVIIQQRPDLSRAFIQSIIMQGKVKVDGQITTKAGTLIALDAQIDMDVTQPKYVSRAGFKLEAALDAFNLDVSDLVALDAGISTGGFSDCMLQRGIAKIYGIDVGYGQVHEKVRNDERVIVMERTNLRHLASLPELVDLVTLDLSFISVLKVIEAVKNVIKPDGRLIVLIKPQFEAERFQIGKGGIVTDPSVHETVIKKVTSGIADQGFEYKGIIESPILGGDGNKEFLALFVKK is encoded by the coding sequence ATGGCCAAACAACGGCTTGATCTCGTTATTATTCAGCAGCGGCCAGATTTGAGTCGAGCTTTTATCCAAAGCATCATTATGCAAGGGAAGGTGAAAGTTGATGGCCAAATTACTACTAAGGCGGGAACGCTTATAGCGCTAGATGCTCAAATCGATATGGACGTCACTCAGCCAAAGTACGTTTCGCGTGCAGGATTTAAACTAGAGGCGGCTTTAGACGCTTTTAATCTTGATGTGAGCGATCTTGTAGCTCTCGATGCGGGAATTTCTACTGGGGGTTTTAGCGATTGCATGCTGCAACGAGGAATTGCTAAAATTTATGGCATTGATGTGGGGTACGGGCAAGTTCATGAAAAGGTACGCAATGATGAGAGAGTGATCGTTATGGAACGAACCAATTTGCGCCACTTAGCGTCGCTTCCAGAGCTTGTTGATTTAGTAACCCTCGATTTGTCGTTCATCTCTGTATTAAAAGTAATAGAAGCGGTTAAGAACGTTATCAAACCAGATGGGCGACTTATAGTTCTTATTAAACCTCAATTTGAGGCTGAACGATTCCAAATTGGCAAGGGAGGAATTGTGACCGATCCGTCAGTTCACGAAACTGTTATTAAAAAAGTAACAAGTGGCATCGCTGATCAGGGATTCGAATATAAAGGAATTATAGAATCGCCGATTTTAGGCGGTGATGGTAATAAAGAGTTTCTCGCTCTTTTTGTAAAAAAATAG
- the dnaA gene encoding chromosomal replication initiator protein DnaA — protein sequence MLATIWEQFLVIASQEAGSRVVETWLKAVCLHRWDSLHKIVYVKAPNAFIKEWIKTNYLAIFHMHLSRLFNVDQLKIVFIEESELIVSHDEKSDHDETIRVLPAQRIARQPLQEKKGTKVVKFGTPIRHQLNKNFIFDTFIVGPNNHMAYAAAYAVTQKLGKLYNPLFIYGGSGLGKTHLMHAIAHEVKLHHRNVEVLYQPADRFVSEFIYAIRFDKVHQFQSKYKDIDVLLIDDIQCISNKEQTQEAFFHIFNTLYDAHKQIVFSSDSYPSNIQGIAERLRSRMASGLVVDVQMPTIETKIAILKRKAELQGEELPDDVAAFIASSVNSNIRELEGAFIRINAFAHLMKQPITLELAKKVLVVRMSKESGERSQVDFDRIVKTIGTHYRYTLGDLRSKKRSKELSWVRQLAMYFMRNLTDKSLHEIAHYLGRSDHSTVIHAFKQVQDRVEADREFQDQINRMKHEML from the coding sequence GTGCTAGCAACGATTTGGGAACAATTTTTAGTTATCGCGAGCCAAGAGGCAGGAAGCCGTGTTGTTGAAACATGGTTAAAAGCTGTTTGTCTGCATCGATGGGATTCGTTGCATAAAATTGTTTATGTCAAGGCGCCCAACGCATTCATTAAAGAATGGATTAAGACAAACTATCTTGCGATTTTTCATATGCATCTCAGCCGTCTCTTCAATGTTGATCAACTCAAAATTGTTTTCATAGAAGAAAGCGAGCTCATTGTTTCACATGACGAAAAAAGTGATCATGATGAGACAATTAGAGTTTTACCGGCTCAGCGTATTGCGCGGCAGCCGTTGCAGGAAAAAAAGGGTACAAAGGTCGTAAAGTTTGGTACACCAATCCGCCATCAACTCAACAAAAATTTTATCTTTGATACGTTCATTGTTGGGCCTAATAACCATATGGCTTACGCTGCGGCGTATGCGGTAACACAGAAACTTGGCAAATTATATAATCCACTTTTTATTTACGGCGGCTCTGGCTTGGGAAAAACACATTTGATGCATGCGATTGCACATGAAGTAAAATTGCATCATCGAAATGTTGAGGTGCTCTACCAACCGGCCGACAGATTTGTGAGCGAATTTATTTATGCAATTCGATTCGATAAGGTTCATCAATTTCAATCGAAATATAAAGATATTGACGTTCTACTAATCGATGATATTCAATGCATTTCAAATAAAGAACAAACCCAAGAAGCATTTTTTCATATTTTCAATACGCTTTATGATGCTCACAAGCAAATTGTTTTTTCCAGTGATTCATATCCAAGTAACATACAAGGAATTGCTGAGCGATTGCGCTCGCGAATGGCAAGTGGTTTAGTAGTTGATGTACAAATGCCAACAATTGAGACAAAAATAGCAATTCTAAAACGAAAAGCTGAATTGCAAGGTGAAGAACTGCCCGATGATGTGGCAGCGTTTATTGCCTCTTCTGTAAACTCGAATATTCGCGAGCTTGAAGGTGCTTTTATTCGAATTAATGCGTTCGCGCATTTAATGAAACAGCCGATTACGCTCGAATTAGCAAAAAAAGTACTTGTTGTGCGCATGAGTAAAGAATCTGGTGAGCGATCACAGGTCGACTTTGATAGAATTGTAAAAACTATTGGTACCCATTATAGATACACCTTAGGGGATTTGCGCTCAAAAAAAAGAAGCAAAGAGTTGTCTTGGGTGCGTCAACTTGCTATGTATTTTATGAGGAATCTTACCGATAAGTCGCTTCACGAGATTGCTCATTATTTAGGACGCAGTGATCATTCAACCGTGATTCACGCGTTCAAGCAGGTGCAGGATCGTGTGGAGGCAGATCGAGAGTTTCAGGATCAGATAAATAGAATGAAGCACGAAATGCTCTAA
- the pgk gene encoding phosphoglycerate kinase, which yields MSYCYSNLRTKLENFNLENKRVLIRADCNVPISEGIIQNDFRLKALLPTLHFIIEKKGRIVIATHLGRPKKQEPEFSTRQLIPWFEKNNLHLEFAQTIDEAKKSTAQIVLLENLRFFAGELGNDADFAKALASCGDYYVCEAFGTVHRDHASLTLTPLYFSPAHRTIGFLVEREIKSLNKLLDNPAQPFLVLLGGNKIETKLPLIKSLLEQKASIFLMPPLVFTFLAAQNKEIGKSFIEANELTAAKKLLEDGRTRDHLLFPIDYLVAAQNQKGALSLCNADRFPANGYGISVGPETVSLVIKQIGLARSIFFNAAVGFKERPETLLPINKILSALAQSNAYTVIGGGDSVEYAFDAGVASQIKFLSTGGGAALAYLSKADLPGLDPFITQSGKS from the coding sequence ATGAGCTATTGTTATAGCAACTTACGCACCAAACTTGAAAACTTTAATCTAGAAAATAAACGCGTACTTATTCGTGCCGATTGCAATGTGCCAATTTCTGAAGGCATAATTCAAAACGATTTTCGTTTAAAAGCTTTGCTGCCAACACTGCATTTTATTATTGAAAAAAAAGGGCGCATTGTTATTGCAACCCATTTAGGCAGACCAAAAAAACAGGAACCTGAATTTTCGACGCGGCAGCTCATTCCGTGGTTTGAAAAAAACAACCTGCATCTGGAATTTGCGCAGACGATTGATGAAGCAAAAAAATCCACTGCTCAAATCGTTTTACTAGAAAACCTGCGTTTCTTTGCTGGAGAATTAGGCAACGACGCCGATTTTGCAAAAGCGCTTGCTTCATGCGGAGATTATTATGTGTGCGAAGCGTTTGGAACCGTTCATCGAGATCACGCATCATTGACACTAACACCGCTTTATTTTTCACCCGCGCATCGGACAATTGGATTTTTAGTTGAACGAGAGATTAAATCACTCAATAAACTTCTTGATAATCCAGCTCAGCCATTTCTTGTTTTACTTGGTGGCAATAAAATTGAAACAAAGTTACCGCTCATCAAATCACTCCTGGAGCAAAAAGCTTCCATTTTCCTTATGCCTCCCCTTGTTTTTACTTTTCTCGCGGCTCAGAATAAAGAAATCGGAAAATCGTTCATTGAAGCAAACGAACTGACTGCAGCAAAAAAATTACTTGAAGATGGCAGGACGAGGGATCACTTATTATTTCCGATTGATTATTTAGTAGCCGCTCAGAATCAAAAAGGCGCACTTTCACTATGCAATGCAGATAGGTTTCCCGCCAATGGTTATGGCATTTCCGTAGGCCCCGAAACAGTTTCTTTAGTGATCAAACAAATCGGGCTTGCCCGTTCAATTTTTTTTAATGCAGCGGTCGGGTTTAAGGAGCGCCCCGAGACGCTCCTTCCCATTAACAAAATACTTTCTGCGCTGGCACAAAGCAACGCGTACACAGTGATCGGCGGTGGCGATTCCGTTGAATATGCTTTTGATGCTGGTGTTGCTTCGCAGATTAAATTTCTTTCCACCGGAGGCGGCGCAGCGCTTGCCTATTTAAGTAAAGCAGATCTTCCCGGGCTTGATCCATTTATTACGCAATCGGGCAAAAGCTAA
- a CDS encoding N-acetylmuramoyl-L-alanine amidase: MNKYYGLLISLSICLIGQAAGHKSSIVTKAFFHQGKLSDKVMFYFDVEPLCNELPARPSQKSGTAMKELVLFFPLTSFSREAKHNLAGLKDTNNSLYKISLEEVEKPIKGLKVYVAYDPESIIFDYSSCDVISATKGFVMSFHNKKVLEKIKHASNSVLRYAEAEKPQKKRIVVDFGHGGRDTGTIGCHSLKEKDLTLQVGRKVVSLLKQKGFEVCVTRDRDVFIPLDRRTTFANQKNAELFVSIHANSSPKKNIQGVETYWSPRCSVHKQSLKQKITADVALQEFYYPFDSRAELLARCVHNGVLTCVQSTYKLVDRAVKKSISQVLIGTDMPSTLIEIGFLSHAQEADWLSQDSNQIKIAAGICNGIEAYYKSAFAA, encoded by the coding sequence ATGAACAAGTATTATGGTTTGCTGATTAGTTTGAGTATATGTTTGATTGGTCAAGCTGCTGGGCACAAATCTTCGATCGTAACTAAGGCGTTTTTCCATCAAGGTAAGTTGAGTGACAAAGTGATGTTCTACTTTGATGTTGAACCACTTTGTAATGAATTACCTGCGCGTCCGTCGCAAAAAAGTGGAACAGCTATGAAAGAACTGGTGCTCTTCTTTCCGCTTACTTCGTTTTCACGCGAAGCGAAACATAATTTAGCTGGTTTAAAAGATACGAATAATTCATTGTATAAGATTTCCTTAGAAGAGGTTGAAAAACCAATAAAGGGTTTAAAGGTTTATGTTGCATATGATCCAGAATCAATTATTTTTGACTATTCATCATGCGATGTGATAAGCGCTACTAAAGGCTTTGTGATGAGTTTTCATAATAAAAAAGTTTTAGAAAAAATAAAGCACGCTAGTAATTCAGTTTTACGGTACGCTGAGGCGGAAAAACCTCAAAAAAAAAGAATTGTTGTTGATTTTGGCCATGGCGGTAGGGATACTGGAACTATAGGTTGCCATTCACTAAAAGAAAAAGATCTGACGCTTCAAGTGGGAAGAAAAGTTGTTTCTCTCCTAAAGCAAAAAGGTTTTGAGGTTTGCGTTACCCGTGATCGTGATGTTTTCATCCCGCTTGATAGACGGACAACTTTTGCCAATCAAAAAAATGCGGAACTTTTTGTTTCTATTCATGCCAATTCATCACCGAAAAAAAATATCCAGGGAGTTGAAACCTATTGGTCTCCCCGTTGTTCTGTTCATAAACAGTCGCTAAAACAAAAAATAACTGCCGACGTTGCTCTGCAAGAATTTTATTATCCATTTGATTCTAGAGCAGAATTATTAGCCCGTTGCGTACACAATGGCGTTCTCACCTGCGTGCAATCAACTTACAAACTTGTTGATCGCGCGGTAAAAAAATCTATTTCACAAGTGCTGATTGGCACCGATATGCCATCCACTCTTATTGAGATAGGATTTCTCTCTCATGCGCAAGAAGCGGACTGGTTATCACAAGATAGTAATCAAATAAAAATTGCTGCCGGAATCTGCAATGGTATTGAGGCGTATTATAAAAGTGCTTTTGCTGCTTGA